A part of Rhipicephalus microplus isolate Deutch F79 chromosome 8, USDA_Rmic, whole genome shotgun sequence genomic DNA contains:
- the LOC119165119 gene encoding uncharacterized protein LOC119165119: MATARRFPVPEHVMWTNCLENLPHISNDTVADLINQAPTSSKQQTKSYAFAVEAYTLPSSVVTNACDTSLGIVYARATCYRSQKKSGQPYKVSLALKSDSGAVADSTCECPAGAGGACSHILAALRLIVLLKQKGFKEAPPELSCTELPQQWRRPRRQGIRPMAVQNVDWRSPREGGMGMPMPVQLFDARAEEQKEQQHLEAIHSLAEDLQSLGTFDFAAILLAAGGPSVDTKLGPAPAGSALSYQQAKLPAGFTTWMSPSISQGAATVTPVSALTLFSDGASQPPLPGRFTAEGWRVLTVSAV; this comes from the exons ATGGCCACAGCAAGACGTTTCCCAGTGCCCGAACATGTGATGTGGACAAACTGTTTAGAAAACTTGCCGCATATATCGAACGACACTGTAGCGGACCTAATAAACCAGGCGCCGACGTCATCCAAGCAGCAAACAAAATCTTATGCCTTCGCCGTGGAAGCGTACACCTTGCCGTCGTCGGTTGTGACCAACGCCTGTGACACAAG TCTCGGGATTGTCTATGCACGTGCCACGTGCTACCGAAGCCAGAAGAAGAGTGGGCAGCCGTACAAAGTCAGCTTGGCTTTGAAAAGCGACAGTGGAGCAGTGGCAGATTCCACTTGTGAGTGCCCCGCTGGGGCTGGTGGTGCCTGCAGCCACATTCTTGCGGCTCTGCGCCTAATTGTTCTGCTGAAGCAGAAGGGCTTCAAAGAGGCACCACCAGAGCTTTCATGCACCGAGTTGCCGCAGCAATGGAGGCGCCCCCGACGACAAGGCATCAGGCCTATGGCCGTGCAGAACGTGGACTGGCGGAGTCCACGTGAGGGTGGCATGGGCATGCCAATGCCCGTGCAACTTTTTGATGCGCGGGCTGAGGAGCAAAAGGAGCAGCAACACCTTGAAGCGATCCATAGCCTGGCAGAGGACCTCCAGAGCCTCGGGACCTTCGACTTTGCTGCCATTCTCCTTGCTGCTGGGGGGCCGTCAGTGGACACAAAGCTTGGGCCTGCGCCTGCGGGGTCTGCACTGTCGTACCAGCAGGCAAAACTCCCTGCAGGCTTCACTACGTGGATGTCACCCAGCATTTCGCAAGGGGCAGCCACCGTGACACCAGTGTCAGCTTTGACTCTGTTTAGTGACGGAGCCTCACAGCCACCCTTGCCCGGCAGATTCACGGCTGAAGGATGGAGGGTGTTGACTGTAAGTGCAGTATAG